A genomic window from Punica granatum isolate Tunisia-2019 chromosome 2, ASM765513v2, whole genome shotgun sequence includes:
- the LOC116197013 gene encoding LOW QUALITY PROTEIN: NADP-dependent malic enzyme-like (The sequence of the model RefSeq protein was modified relative to this genomic sequence to represent the inferred CDS: deleted 2 bases in 1 codon), which yields MESTMKDLRGGATVLDPKSSACGGVEDVYGEDCATEDQLITPWTFSVASGYSLLRDPQHNKGLAFTEKERDAHYLRSLLPPTVISQQLQEKKLMKNIREYQIPLQKYMALMDLQERNERLFYKLLVDNVEELLPIVYTPTVGEACQKYGSIFRRPQGLYISLKEKGKILEVLKNWPRRSIQVIVVTDGERILGLGDLGCQGMGIPVGKLALYTALGGVRPSACLPITIDVGTNNEQLLQDEFYIGLRQRRATGQEYAGILHEFMTAVKQNYGEKVLVQFEDFANHNAFDLLAKYGTSHLVFNDDIQGTASVVLAGVIAALKLLGGELADHTFLFLGAGEAGTGIAELIALEMSKRAKVPLEETRKKIWLVDSKGLIVSSRKESLQHFKKPWAHEHEPIKDLLGAVKAIKPTILIGSSGVGRTFTKEVIEAMASFSEKPVIMALSNPTSQSECTAEDAYNWSKGRAIFASGSPFDPVEYEGKVFAPGQANNAYIFPGLGLGLVISGAIRVHDQMLLAASEVLAGQVTEENFKKGLIYPPFSNIRKISAQIAANVAAKAYDLGLASHLPRPQDLVKYAEGCMYSPIYRNYR from the exons ATGGAGAGCACGATGAAGGACTTGAGAGGCGGAGCCACCGTGCTTGACCCGAAGTCGAGCGCCTGCGGGGGGGTCGAGGACGTGTATGGCGAGGATTGCGCCACGGAGGATCAGCTCATCACTCCCTGGACCTTCTCCGTTGCCAG CGGATATTCTTTACTGAGAGACCCTCAACACAACAAGGGGCTTGCCTTTACTGAAAAGGAAAGGGATGCCCACTACTTACGTAGCCTGTTGCCGCCTACAGTTATCTCTCAACAACTCCAG GAGAAGAAATTGATGAAGAACATACGAGAGTATCAAATCCCATTGCAGAAGTATATGGCCCTGATGGACCTCCAG GAGAGAAATGAAAGGTTGTTCTACAAGCTGCTAGTTGATAACGTTGAGGAGCTGCTTCCGATTGTTTATACTCCAACTGTCGGTGAGGCATGCCAGAAGTATGGGAGCATCTTCAGACGACCTCAGGGTCTTTAC ATAAGTTTAAAAGAGAA GGGCAAAATTCTTGAAGTCTTGAAGAACTGGCCTAGGAGAAGCATCCAAGTTATCGTAGTGACTGATGGTGAGCGGATCTTGGGACTTGGGGATCTCGGGTGCCAG GGTATGGGCATTCCTGTTGGCAAATTGGCTCTTTACACTGCTCTTGGAGGAGTTCGTCCTTCAGCT TGCTTGCCGATAACAATTGATGTGGGAACGAACAATGAGCAGTTGTTGCAGGATGAGTTTTATATTGGTCTTAGGCAAAGAAGGGCAACTGGCCAG GAATATGCCGGCATCCTGCATGAATTTATGACTGCTGTCAAGCAGAACTATGGAGAAAAGGTTCTTGTACAG TTCGAGGATTTTGCAAATCACAACGCCTTCGATCTTCTCGCAAAATATGGAACGTCCCATCTCGTCTTCAATGATGATATACAG GGAACAGCATCCGTTGTTCTTGCAGGAGTTATTGCAGCATTGAAGTTACTGGGTGGTGAGCTAGCTGACCACACTTTCTTGTTCCTCGGTGCTGGAGAG GCTGGAACAGGCATAGCTGAGCTTATAGCTCTTGAGATGTCAAAACGG GCAAAGGTTCCTCTAGAGGAGACCCGTAAGAAGATCTGGCTTGTCGACTCAAAG GGATTGATTGTTAGCTCCCGTAAGGAGTCTCTTCAACACTTCAAGAAGCCCTGGGCCCATGAGCACGAGCCTATCAAGGATCTCTTGGGTGCTGTCAAG GCAATCAAACCGACGATTTTGATTGGATCTTCTGGCGTCGGGAGAACTTTTACAAAGGAAGTGATCGAGGCCATGGCCTCCTTTAGTGAG AAACCAGTGATTATGGCTTTATCCAACCCAACCTCGCAGTCAGAGTGCACTGCTGAAGATGCTTACAATTGGAGCAAG GGCCGGGCAATATTTGCTAGTGGAAGCCCCTTTGATCCTGTTGAATATGAGGGCAAAGTCTTTGCTCCCGGGCAG GCCAATAATGCTTACATTTTCCCGGGACTTGGTCTGGGCTTAGTCATTTCTGGAGCAATTCGTGTCCATGATCAAATGCTTCTAGCAGCCT CTGAGGTACTAGCTGGGCAAGTCACGGAGGAGAACTTTAAGAAAGGACTGATCTACCCGCCGTTCTCCAATATCAGGAAGATCTCAGCCCAGATTGCTGCCAATGTTGCTGCCAAGGCATACGATCTTG GCTTGGCGAGCCATCTGCCCCGCCCCCAGGATCTCGTGAAGTATGCAGAGGGCTGCATGTACAGTCCCATCTACAGAAACTACCGGTGA